One window from the genome of Bacteroidia bacterium encodes:
- the map gene encoding type I methionyl aminopeptidase — protein MIYYKTNEEIELIRESSLLVGKALAEVAKHIKPGITTLELDKVAEEFILDNGASPAFKGYHGFPNSLCISLNAQVVHGIPGKYELKEGDVVSVDCGVLKNNFYGDSAYTFIAGEGKPEVLKLLEVTKESLYKGLENVVVGKRIGDISNAVQEHAESNGYSVVRELVGHGVGRKLHEDPEVPNYGKRGAGQKLQKGLVIAIEPMINMGKKNVRQERDGWTITAVDGLPSAHFEHTVAVGLDKVDILSSFEEIEKVIRAKK, from the coding sequence ATGATTTATTACAAAACGAACGAAGAGATTGAATTAATAAGAGAAAGTTCTTTACTTGTTGGAAAAGCATTAGCCGAAGTAGCTAAGCACATAAAACCGGGCATCACAACGCTGGAGCTTGATAAAGTTGCCGAGGAATTTATTCTCGATAATGGAGCGAGTCCTGCTTTTAAAGGATATCATGGTTTCCCGAATAGTTTGTGTATTTCTTTGAATGCACAAGTTGTACACGGAATACCTGGTAAATATGAATTAAAGGAAGGAGATGTAGTTTCGGTAGATTGCGGTGTTTTGAAAAATAATTTTTATGGAGATTCTGCCTACACTTTTATTGCGGGCGAAGGAAAACCAGAAGTGTTAAAACTTTTGGAAGTAACAAAAGAATCTCTTTATAAAGGACTGGAGAATGTTGTTGTCGGGAAACGCATCGGAGATATTTCGAACGCTGTTCAGGAACACGCAGAAAGTAATGGTTATTCGGTGGTGAGAGAGTTGGTAGGACATGGAGTAGGTAGAAAATTACACGAAGACCCAGAAGTACCGAATTATGGCAAAAGGGGTGCTGGACAGAAATTGCAAAAAGGATTGGTGATAGCAATAGAACCAATGATTAATATGGGAAAGAAGAATGTGAGACAAGAACGAGATGGTTGGACAATTACAGCAGTAGACGGATTACCATCAGCGCATTTTGAACACACGGTTGCTGTAGGATTAGACAAAGTAGAT